The Xenopus tropicalis strain Nigerian chromosome 1, UCB_Xtro_10.0, whole genome shotgun sequence DNA segment ATTGACTTATCTTAAACAACacccaatatacatatatactgtatatacagtatatagatataaaatTATATGACACTTGCACTATGCTTACACACTGTAAAGTGACTATTCACTAGAATTTTTATGTAACTGGCCTGGATTGCTTCAAGTTGGATGCAGTTATGTAGCTTTTTAACAGGATTTAGCTAAAAGTGTAACATTGACATGGGGATAAATCACGCTAGACTCTGAATTTCTATATCTGCACTTCATCATTCAGTTATTGTGTGCCTGAAACTGTAAAACCACTCTAAAAAAATGAAGAGAACCTCATGCAACCAATTTGTTATTTGTGCTGTTATCTTTCAATGTACGTATCACCTGCTGTTATTTTGTGTGCTACTCAATGCTGGATGCTACAGCATGTCTAATAATTCCCCTAGATGTTCCAGACTGAAGAAGAGATAAACTAAGCATCACATTGCCATGAATCGTGTTATAGACTTGCAGACAACTTAGACGTTGTCTTATTTCAAGAGGTTGCTGTTATTGTTTTTATAACAATTATAAGGGATGTTTTTACCATATACCAGAAAGTACAGAGAGCTCATTTTGGGATACATTTGAGGCTTTTTGCACACAAGCCAATATGCAGGTTTTAAAGCTAAATCCAATACTGATGACATACAGTTTAGCTGTATGACCATACTGCAAGATACTTTCAAAATAAACAGCTACAGCAACATTGCAgttcacaaaactttttttttttttaaattagtaccATTGATAACTGTTTTggttagttttttttgttttatgctgTGTATGCCCTCAAGCTGTTGTAAGAATATACACGGCAAAGCAGGATGATCTTACTAGGGATATTGAGGAAGTCAGGACATGAAGGGCCAGAACTTTGTATAAGAATGAATGGGAAATTATACATTCACTTTTTGAAATTGCAAACTCATTTTAATTTACTTCAAACTATAATCATGTATATTGTGTATAGTGTATAGCAATTTATATAAGTGTATAGCTACTGCACTTTACCTTCCTTCAAACTAAGTTACCTCAGATAATACTGAGTAAAATACTTGTTTCCACCTCTTTAAACACAGGGACACAGCATTACAGGGGAAAATTCAAGTGTACAAAAGCATTTATTTTCGTATTCATACAGCAAATGTAAACAGTAAATTGTTCCTTATTTTCCACATGACAGATTATCTGCAAAGGAATTTCAATTCCATTCTTTCCTGTCAAATTATGCTGAATTTTTAGTGATAGTGATTTTTTTGTCAAGTAGAAAACCTAGTAGTTTACTGATGCAAAATTCAATCATTTTAAACAGCAAATGGGCCTTCTTATGAAACCTGCAGCTCCTCTTTACTTTCGGCTGTTCAGGTAATCTGCTGGAGAAAATGGAACAACACAAAAGTGGCCATATGCCTGTATGGCCACAATTTGGTGTCTGCCTATTTGGCCCATGGGTTGAAGTACCATTATGGTCAGCCTTTGTATGGCAATCGTTACACATATCTGGGGCAATATGGTCACCTTTAATTTACCCAATGTCTTTGATTTGTGTAGTTATTGAAAAACAATTTGGATgaattttcttctttttatctAGCTCCGTTACCTATATAACACGAGTTGTAAATCTTTATTCTTTTAAGAGCTCTCGTCATGAACAGCAGGAAGTATTCCAATGCAACTTTTGAAGAAATAGGTCACCTGGTGACGGCAATAGTCTCTCTTTCAGAAACATGCTGTGCCACAGAAGCTGCTGCTGATTGCTATGACAAAAAGGTAACTTACTGCTTAgaatattgttttgtattgtattgaTGCTTGCAAAACATATTTTCCTATTGATCTAAAACATAACTTTTCCATGACTACACCATTAAAGCTTCTGTTCTTTACAAACAAAGGTAGGACAATAAACCAGTGACGAGCGAGTACCCAATAGTCTAGGACATCGATGAAAGGATTTACAAGGTAGCATTTCACTTAGCTTTCAGTATGACTTTCCCCTGACATTTACAGCAACCTAAATAAATTTTAACTAATGTGATCTTTTTATAAAGTGGACATACTGTGGCTTTGGAAATATCtcataaagtttgtttttttttgtttttttttaaatcagaaggGATAAATTAGGGCAAAGGCAATTAAAGTATCTAGACACTGTTTAGGTAATTGCATTGACCCAATGGCTATAATGTAACTTTAATAAAATCAGTATaatggaatcattttttaaagataGCGATAATTATTCTGGAAATATGGTTAAGCTTCGAATGATTTTGATTTGTTTGGAATTTCACTTACACAGAGAGGTTATTTAATTCCTGCACCTATTTATAGATATGTTTTTTTGATAGACACTTATTTATAGACATGGGTTATTCCCTTACTATACCCTATCAGTGATAAAAATTCCCCCATAACTTAAAGATTTCCTTTTGTACAAACCTAAATCCCAGACACACTAAGCAACAGAAGTCAGAGCCTTAATTGCCTTTAATGCTTTAACCAACAATTcatttaggggttttttttacttttaaggcAGATGCTTTATCTGTTCAGTCTTGTGATCCAAAGTCTCCATTTCCAAAACATCCTGGTGTTGAACGATGTTGTGTTCATAAAGGTCTTGAGAGAAAGCTGTGCCTGGCAGATCTGAAGCAGCCTCCAAAAGAATTTCCAACATATACTGAACCATCCAATGAAAAGTTGTGTGAATCTTTCAAAGAAAATGCTCAATTGTTTTCATCCAGGCAAGTAAAAAAGAATTTTCTGTTCCATAACATAATGTGTCTGGATGTGCTGTGTATACAATGTGTTCTTGGGGAGAGGGAACAAGAAACTGGAAGTGCAGTGAGCCAGAGCACAGCTGTTGCCCAAACCAGCTAGTAAGATCACTGATGTTGGTACACCCATAGTTATTAGTAGGGCTGGTAAAGATGGAGGGATGGATTTCACCCTCTGGCCTTTTATAAAATTGAGATGGGAAAGGCCAAAACCAAATGCTAGACCTCATTAAATAGTAGTTCTATAGATTCAGCTAAGctcaacattatttaaacatgtgttagaaaaaaacatataaaatgcaATTGTGCCTTGTCACCATCAATACTTCTGTTAGGTCTTTGGGTAGGGGGAAAGTCACAGTTCTATAATGATCAAAGAAAGCAATGctctttttacttttaattgaCCAAGTATAAAGATGCCAATGCCCATAACACACCCAACTAACACCCATAATAACACAGATGCGAGTAGACAACATTTTGCCACTTGTGAGGAAATTGTTTTAACTATTCTATTCTAGAACAGGCTTTGTTGCAGGGTTGAGCACACAGGGTTGAGCGCACAGGGTTGTATCACATGTGTAAACTGTTATTAAAACCACAGAACTTATTTTACTGTTTAGCAGTTGTTAGGAAGTTTTATAATATACTAGGAATGCTATTCAGCTGTTAAACTGTTAACTTCCAAGGAATATTCTGGAAGCTGTAGTTCTACTACTTGTGCTTAGGGGTACCTGGGACCccctgtgttttattttaatctCCACCATTAGAGGAGTCTCCTCTAATAAGAATAACACCTGAAGATTTCCAGGCAATTTGATTTTGCCACCGCAAAGCATTACACATGGGGAACTGTTGACTCCCTCAGTAATTTTAATTGCAGTTCCAAATGAGGTTGTTATACCAGTGAGTGGTATTTTTACCATAGTGCTAACCTATAGAACTACCTGAAAAGGCAAAGAGCATTTAACTTTTGTTGTACTAGAAGGAATAGTAATATCAAGAACTATAAGTTACCCTGGCTacatcaaattcacatttttctcaCTCACTTTTCTCactcacatttttttcacatttgttcACTGCACATATTCATTATTATGAATATGACACTCTGGAGGTTACAGGCATTTATGGTGAGATACACTTTTCAGCATTCATCCAGCACAGAGCTGTTCCTCAGGAGATATGGTGGGCTGTTTTTAAGGGTAGATGCTACCTAGCAGAACACAAACTAATCATTAATATTAATATCAATCTCCATACAGCTGTAGATGAGACATACTGTAGTGTTAATCTTAGCTGTTTAAAAGGATAGTCATTTATTGATAGGTAGGTTCCTACACTATTGACAAATTCTTTCTTTCAGCATTCCTTTACATCTAAGCACttattagggcaatggcacacagagatTTCTAGCCAGCGTTAAAATATCACTACTGCTTGCTACAAATTTCCCCAACAATGATTTGCCACCATTGGGATCGCTGCAAGGAAAACATATTACTTTCGCAGATCTGGCTTAATTGTGAGAAACTGCTTCCCTTGGAATTTCCCGTGATTAATTCAGACAGCcacaagtaatatgttttactctCAGTGACCCTAATGTTAGTTtatggcaaggcattttcagggagatttgtaggCAGCAATAGTGATTTTTTTAACAGTGGCTACGCCTACAAATTTCCCTGTGTATCATTGTCCTTGATGGTGTGATAATTACGTTCAAATagatttttatttcatattgaaatatttatatcaatatcactaaaatattacaaaagtaaATAATCAGTTCAATCATAACAGTTTTACTtattaatgaaaaatatttttctgtttttgtagaTTTCTGTATGATTACTCTAGCAATTATGCTCAAACTCCTTTCCTCGTGGTGGTAAATTACactgaaaaatatttaaagatgATAACAGAATGCTGTACTAAACCCAGACAAACACAATGCTTTCTGAAACAGGTTTGTACACTCACACTTAAGCCTATGTACTGCAAAAATATGctacatttatgttttttggcCTTATgtatagcgatgagcgaatctgtcccgttttgctttgcagaaaaatgtgtgacttttttgacgcatgtgacttttttttgcggcaaatttttgctgccGTGTAGTGAAAAATTCCACCAACTGCAACACAAGGAATTTTGCTGCGTATCCATGCCTAcaaaaaaatttcgctcatcgctCGTCCCAAATTTGACAAGTGCAAAAAAGACTACAATTAACTTTGCTTATAATAGCATGAGCAAATTATTAAATATGCAAATTATTGTGGGAAACAGGTTTTGAAGCCTGATTAAGTCACCAGGTATACAAACGAAgaactagatagatagatttatataaatatagcttGCCTACTTATAAGCACAGCAGAGCTATTTACTTTTGCAGTTGTGGCCCACTGTTGCACAGCAGCTCCATGTTAATCCTAAGCCTCTATCCTAAATCCCTACTGTCTGCTTATACTTTGTAAAGGACAGAAGTAGCATGACTGTTCAATGTCGTAATATAGAATTATTATTTTCTGAAGTTAGGATAGAATTAAAAGTTTTTCCAATGCAGAGATTAATTATAAGGGCAGCGGATAAAATGTTTGTGCTGGCATACTTGTAGCCATTAAAATGTGCCATTAAAATTACTGTGGCAATAACAACATGCATGAGCGTGCATGGCTTTACATAGCATGCCATATCAGCTTCTACCAAAACATAATTCCTAACATTTGATTTCCATACCCCAGTCCACCCTGATAATGCCCAAATATTCTTTGGCATGCCCTGAACTGCCAAAAACTCCATTTGGAGGTAtgttatattctttatttcttataaCACACAATGAAGAAAATCATAACCAGTTAACTTAGTTCTTGCACTGTGGGAGGAACATAGTTTAAACAAACTCAAGTAGAACCTACAACCACCATGTTTATATGAACTATTTTACAGCATCAACAAACAGGAACCTCACTAACAGCCACTGTCATAGAAATAATGATCCCTGACAAACCCCTGGTAAATAGTCAACGAAGGCACCAGTTATCATATCTGTGATAGTAGGCTTTAGAACAGTAATGCCTAACCACTAacttgcgagcaacatgttgctcgccaaccctttggctgttgctcccagtggcttcaaagcatgtgcttatttttgaatttctggttacaAGGCAAGCTTTTATTGCataaaaaacccagtgtaattgccagacAGAGcctaggcttccagtcaacataggggctatcaaatagcgaattatagctctcattggcacctccaggaactcttttcatgtttgtgttgctctccaaaactttttccatttgaatgtggctcatgggtattaaaaggttggggatactgAATGAAGGGGACATTGAATtctataaggcagtgatccccaaccagtggtttgtgagcaacatgtttttcaCCAGTCCCTTTGCTTCCAGAGGCCTCAAAacagctgcttattttttaatttctgactttgGAGGCAAAAAGACCATGTGTTCTGCCGAACAGGGTTTCTGACGTCTGTCATTCCACATCGGGCTGCCAAATTACCAAATGTAACCTTGTAAGTCACCCctagcaatttttttatttttatgcttgtgttgctccccgactttttatatatatttaaatgtcgctcacaggaaaaaaaaaagttggggacccctgctttagtggGTCAAACTAAGACAGCGCAGCATGATTTATCCCTTAAACAGCATAATTTGCACAAAGGCcaatttaatgtatatatatatatatatatatatatatataaaattctctTTAAATGCTTTCAGTATTTGAACTTGTTTCTCACATTTAGAGACTGCAGATAAAATCACTTCACTTATTGACCATGATGTCTAATACACTGTGTGGACGCTACAACATTTATGGGGAGGAGAAATTTAAATTCAGGTAAAAAGATAtgcttatattttcatttatttatttgtaatttttaaacTATTTAGCTAGCTACAGATACAACATATCCAGAATTTCAGGACAAATATCAAATCCACCAAAAAATGACAAACTGAATCCAGAACTAAGGATTTGGCTACATTCAATGTCTACTTTGTTGTTTTTTGAGTGTTTACTGTATTAAtgctttgtttgtttttctttttagtgcATCAATAAGGTTAGCCCAAAAAGTACCTTCAGCAGATTTAAAAGATGTGATGCAATTGGTAGAGCAGTGTGCAAAGGTCCTTGCTAAGTGCTGCAATACCATAACTGATGACTGCATGGAGAATGAGGTAGATGCAATTTTCTACTGTATTATTCATAGGCATTCACTATAACAAAGTGTTGTCAGTCAGCATGTATCCCATACCACATGGGTATGTATAAAGTGGTAGttaacctttatgttaactttaagtatgttatagaacattcctatttttagcaaattttatttattatttatttattcatttctttctaatgaggtcactgaccccagcagccaaacaaacTGTTATCTAAATTACAATATTATTggtattgctactttttattgcttatcttatcttcctattcagatCCTGGCATATTTAAGGTATAGTAAACCCtaccaaccaaatagctgctgaaagagctgctgaacaaaaagcaaaataaacaacaaaaaataaaaaagaccaactgcaaatattcttagaatatcactgcctacatCATACATTGTATATCACATTaatttaaaggataactataccTTTAATTCACAGTTCAGACTGTACTATATGTTTAAAACTACAACCTGTGGCAGTAATGTAACATTAACGTAACTAGCGACTTATGGTCTctcttagggttgccacctgtctagttttgacACAGACAAGGGCTGTCCGGGACAAAAccttctgcccagttttcagcattctgaaaactgggcagaaacccTCCAAATTGCATCCAATGGACACCTGACATCATCATGTGACCAGAAAACTTCATCACAAGATGGAGTCAGTGGATTTCATGATGACATCAGTGCACGGCGCCGATCATCACGTAACCcgacaaaggtggcaaccctagtccctctagaagtagtgatgagcaaattttttcaccaagcatggatttccAGTGAATTTcagcaaaatttgtaaaaaaaaaaaggcactgttgcattaaattgggtgcggttgcagcaaaaaaagacacgcaagacaaaaaaaaagacacgagcACCAAAACagttgcgcgacaaatgcatttcgcaaattttcctgttcTTTCACAAagaaagtgaaacgggacagattcgctcaacactgtCTAGCAGTACTTCCTCCTCTCCTTGCTCCCGGTAACCCACTAGGTATattatacaatggccaattctaagcaactttttaattggtcttcattatttatttgttttgttattttgttttttaattatttgccagtttttcgtcactgacccaagcagccaaaaaactattgctctgtgaggctaaagtgttattgttattgttactttttgaaactttttctctgtttaggccctctcctatttatataccagttgctcatccaaaccactccctggttgctacggtaacttgaaccctagcaaccataaagctGCTGAAGCTCCCAACTggtgagctgctgaactgaaaatgaaataactaaagaactacaaataaacaatgaagaccaatcacAAATGATCTCGGAATTTTAccctacatcatactataagttaactcaaaggtgaacaacccttttaaaaagGAGATATTCAGTTTTTTGCCACTGCTCCTAATCTGTCATGCAAAGTTTAACTTAAATTAAGCATCTTAGGGTTGCTGGCCATGAAAAGTAGCTCTATGCAATTTAGCTCTATGCAAAAAAGATTAATAAAGGTAaccaatttattttctatatttaacttgccctttaagacACGTTGTGCAGAATATATTGGAATACTGTGGCCTCTATAACTGTTTTTCCAGCTCCTGCTGCACTGTAATTTCCCCAACTCCTGTAGTGTAAATAACAGATTGAAGTTAGTGATTATAAAAAAGTCAAAGCACATTTAACTTTTATTAATGTATGATTCTGCAGCTGTCAATGCATGTCCAACAAGTTTGCAAGAAGTTTACCTCAAAAGATGCCAAAGTGGCTGAATGCTGCAAAAAATCTCCTATTGAAACACTTCATTGCCTGTACACTTTGCCATCTGCTGAACCTGTCCAACTACCAACACTCCAATGGCCATCAAGTGATGAGCTCTGCAAGAAGGGAAAGAACCAGGAAATTGTGAAGTAGGTGGAATATAAGGCAGTGCCAGAACTGGGCAATACATTGCCACAGTATGATCAATTAATATAGCAAACTGGTAGCAAAAAGTTATTTGTAGACATTTGTGTTATAGTACTTCTAGTGCCATCTTTACCAATTATAGATCACACTCTCAGTCAAGTGTGATCCCCTCTATTCTCTGTCTAAACATAGTCTTGAATCCCTGGTGGTGATAACCCCATTCATACTTACCTATTAATATTAGGCTACCATTTAAAATAGATCATCTTGTTTTGGTAGATCATCTCAGTTTAAAAGATAACCCTTGCACTTGATATATCATTATCCATGTTGGCCCTGTCCCAGTTTAAGCTCCTCTGGATTCATGTAACATAAAGCATTCCTTCTCACAGCGCATTTAACTATAGTTGGTTAGATGGAGAATGCCTCCTGACAAATCAAGCCTATAAACAGAAATTGATATCTAATGGTCACAGATTAGTAAGAGAAACAAGCAAGAGTGGATTAACACTGGTACATGGGAATTAGGGAGAGACAGGCATGTCTGCAGGCAGAGAACATAATTCCATATTATGAACTCCTGTTTATTATATGTACAATGTAACAAGAACTGTAAAAGTCTCTGCAAATACCAAAAAGACATATCTGAAGCCTATGTCTAAGTCATACCccgaacatttgaaaaatgtaaaaagggacaaaaagaaatgtcccctaaataccactcccattttccAAAATTtgacattatttaattttttgttttatgtgttattacaggtttgctaaaaaaaagaggtgaaattgccctttaagctgcaagtctcagttccctcaagagacctgtttagctaagtttacttttttaattaagtttgagaaatatTGCATCTTTTTTAACATTCAGtgcaggttcagtgcaggagatcaaagggaaatcagggacttttcagaaagaattcGGGACGGCAGCCTGAGCTGTCAAATtctttactgtccctttaaaatcaggacagttgggaggtatggtctaAGTGCCCCAGATGTTCATGTATTGTGTAAGGCTTTCTTTTTTTGGAACACCCTGTgtcataaaaaaacagaaatgtatacaTGAGCCTTTTTGTTGAGATCTCCTGTGTAGTTTTCTATTCTAGTTCCATTTAATtgatttataatatatagtgtgtTTCACTCTAGGTGTCATTGTAACAAGATAAAACAGAATAATGCTTTGTACATGGTAAAGTAAAACTTGCTGGTCTAGGAGGTTCTGGGTCCACCTTGAAGATCAAAATGTCTCCTGTGTTATTCTGAGTAGCATAAAGCTGAAAGGCTTAAAGTTTAGAAAAATCATAATAATGACATGGTGTCAGAAGTTGTTGATTTTACAGCATGGAGTTTGCAGATATACAGCCACCCAGCACAGAGCCTTTCCGAGGAGCAGAAAAGGTATAAACAAGGCAAAAAATAAGCAAGATAAGTGATATTATTTGGTATTATGGGACGACATTCACAAGTCATGGTGTGCAAAGAAGATCAAGCATTTTAAAAGACTGATTATGTGACCCCCAAAAGCAAATACCTTCTTTGCAATATATCAATTCTGTAACAGGGTGAAAATGTAAATGAACCTATAGGGCAGTTTATGGAATGTTATGGAAAGTTCTGGAATTACTAGCCAGTAGTGATGTgtaggtcaggaaaaactcaacctgaaCCCAACCTTAACCTGCAAAGCCTAAAGATGCACCTGGCCCTaagctgcaaaatgttgccattgtaggacctacaactttctgctctgtatgctacttctgcaTGTGCCTTAGGtttcaagacagggaaactttgggagcagaggaagagtgtacttctCAGTCTGATCCACATACAACCCAAACCCACAACATTCGCCAAATTTCAATCCTAACCCTCCTATCCAGGGATAGCGAATCCACTAATGCTCATTAAATGATTCATGACAGGATTTTATTTGGCACATACTCTCCAAAAGTACAAGAGAAATTACTAAATCAAGCTGCTGATCTCactttaaacaaaatgtatatattcaatatatatatattgcaagatCTCATGAAGCAGTTCAGACACCACTTGCACTTATGAATGCCTAAATAAAGTACATGATGTAAACAAAACTCCCACTCCATACAAACAGCCATATGCAAATAAAGGTACAAAGTTCCACAAAATAAATGTAGCATATGAGGAAGATCACACACATAGTAAACTTGACCTACAAAAGACCAGATGTGCCACAAGTGTAAAAAGAACAGTCATTATGCCAGAATGTGTTAAACAAAAGATGTACAGGACATTGATGTTGTTTCCAATGAGGACTAAAGCCAATTGGCATTCATGTATCAACCTGACTAGGTTTTCAATGAAACTGCAGTAGGAAACAAACCTTAACGGATAAAATGCAAGCTGGATACTGCACAAGTGAACGCAATacttttaaaggtaaaaaaaatcagaaacccTCACACCAACTAACTGCAAACAGTATGGATTTGCTGGTAAACAACTGGATGTGCACAGTATGTGCAATCTGGACTGTACCTGCAAAAGTAAAAgttgtattttacattttcaagtcTATAGCCGATACTGATTTGAGAATCAGAGCTTGTCTAGATTAAAAACTAATTCAGCTGCTAAATTCACTAAACACACAGTAACCATGCTTTGATATTCATAACGTAATGAATAAAAATATGTCTTCCACATACAATATTTTCCTGAAAAGTAAATAATTCAGGTGGGTAAAACAATTATTCCAAAAGTGCATGTTCCTTAGTAGAGGAGAGTTCTAGTGGACGATTATTACAGTAAGTTATTGAATAGAAATGTTTGAAAAGCATGTCTACTTCCAATGTCATCGCAAAAGTCAAAGCAATATTTCCAGGCATGGAATTCCAGATGAGTTAGAATCAGTCAATGGTCCTCAGAATGCAGAATCTGGAAAGTTTTCCTATGATTTTTAAGCACACACTTCTGGTCCAAGCTATCCACAGTCAAATGAACAGATTGAGAAAACAATTCAAGTACCTGCTTTCAAAGACTAGACAAAGTGATGGATATCCCTACATTGCCATGTTGGAATCTAGAAATATACTAATTGATGGCATAGGGTCTCCAGCTCAGCTGCTAACGGGCCACGGACTGCAGTGAACTCTACCAtgaaaatacaataatatatttaaCCAAATATTATTCCATCAGCCCTTGCAAGCACTAAACTGCAGATAAGCCACAGACAAACCAGATACTACAACAGGAGTTCCAGACTCTATTTTGAAAAGGAAGATCAGGTCTGATACCAATACCTGGAGGAAAATGGTAGCCAGTCTTTGTCACTGCCCCAAGAGGATACTGGGTACAAACTGAGGATGGTGGGATATACAGATAGTACTGTAGATATTTGATTGAAAGATGCCCATCAAACCAAATAGTTTGATTGATGACTAAAAAAGTAAATGACAGTATACCAGTGCAAACTACACTGCAAGAAAGAGTTTCTATTTTCCAAGGAGGGAGAAAGGAAaaagaacagcaaaaaaaatagcaaattgaTCCTGTTTTTTTGCACCTTACCCTGCAGGTAATTATTGATCATTCTGTTTTAGCTGTAAGGTATTGTATCTGCAGACATCTTCTATTTGTTTCCAGAACAAAGCAGATTATGGAACTTTAGATAATACATATTCAGTATCAGATAGGGCCTCCTAGGGTCCATTATGAGCCCTTTCACAACAGTTACATGCAAACTGTAACAGATGTAAATGGTGTTTTATAGGTTTATGGTGGAAATAGGAATGGCCGAATGGTGTCCATAGCTAAGGTCCACAAAGATGTAAGCACACTGGAAAATTCTCTGGTGCTCCACACCAAAATTTGTTCTTTGAACCAAATCAAAGTACATGTAGGATAACATgatttactggccctttaataagaataaatataatgaatttgattTGGTTTAATTTGTATTGTTTTTACTTCCAGATACACTCTTGAACGGGCACGCAGAAACACAAAACTGCCATTACTGTTTATCAATAAGCTTTATGATTCCTTTAAAGAGCTTGTAAATGGATGTTGTATTTCCCAAACACCTAACGTCTGCCTGGAAAACAAGGTATTGTAGCTTTGGGCTGTATGGATGCTCCTGTTACTGAAGCCTTAGTTATTGAAACAATGGTGGTTCTGAAATTATAAATCATAAACTAGAAATagctgtatgtaaatatgtacatataataCAATGAATAATAAAATTGCATGCTAGTTTTGGATGAAGCAATACATCCAATCAAAGCCAGTGGAGCTCTCAATTTGAAATATGACAATAGGGAGAACACTTGTCCTTATAAGTCtaaagaattttaataaatattcacaTCACAATTTGCCCAAGTCCCTGGCCCACAACAAACTCTGGACATGTTTCAGTAAAACCCACCCCATTTTAAATTTAACAGTACTAAATCTGATTAGATATGATTTAGGAATTTTAATGACCATATACAATAAGGCCTTGCTTCTTTGGAGCCTTACAAGCCTGAGAGTTGTGCAAAGTGGAGTTGTCACAAGCAACTAATCAATTATTATCTTTCAACAATCTACTGTAAAGTTTAAAATGTA contains these protein-coding regions:
- the gc gene encoding group-specific component (vitamin D binding protein) precursor, translated to MRRLIVLLLAISMNYADERGKPYQKDKVCQELKFLGKDKFSAVALVMNSRKYSNATFEEIGHLVTAIVSLSETCCATEAAADCYDKKADALSVQSCDPKSPFPKHPGVERCCVHKGLERKLCLADLKQPPKEFPTYTEPSNEKLCESFKENAQLFSSRFLYDYSSNYAQTPFLVVVNYTEKYLKMITECCTKPRQTQCFLKQRLQIKSLHLLTMMSNTLCGRYNIYGEEKFKFSASIRLAQKVPSADLKDVMQLVEQCAKVLAKCCNTITDDCMENELSMHVQQVCKKFTSKDAKVAECCKKSPIETLHCLYTLPSAEPVQLPTLQWPSSDELCKKGKNQEIVKYTLERARRNTKLPLLFINKLYDSFKELVNGCCISQTPNVCLENKKSQLNEEMNKYISQATELCGDYHKYPFLEFKERLNKALSRRVPKLSTSQVKEMVEARSSLASTCCLINAPPVYCREMINKFLNSTCLQESCLLQ